In candidate division KSB1 bacterium, one DNA window encodes the following:
- a CDS encoding STAS domain-containing protein: protein MSDIQVNLRLEDKLAILDFTGDVTSLAERKIVAAYERANTQKLRCLLLNFSGVGYINSAGMSIIITLLGRAQQQNLTLKAFGLSPHFQKIFAMVGLLKYIPHFASEAEARASCTETAGSR, encoded by the coding sequence ATGTCTGACATTCAAGTCAACCTCCGGCTGGAGGACAAACTCGCGATCCTCGACTTTACCGGGGATGTCACCAGCCTGGCCGAGCGCAAAATCGTGGCGGCCTACGAGCGCGCCAACACGCAGAAACTGCGCTGCCTGTTGTTGAATTTCAGCGGGGTCGGCTACATCAATTCCGCGGGCATGTCGATCATCATCACCCTGCTGGGCCGCGCCCAACAGCAGAATCTCACGCTCAAGGCGTTCGGCCTGTCGCCGCATTTTCAAAAAATTTTTGCGATGGTCGGGCTGCTGAAATATATTCCGCACTTCGCCAGCGAGGCGGAGGCGCGGGCAAGCTGCACGGAGACCGCCGGCAGCCGCTGA
- a CDS encoding Ig-like domain-containing protein: protein MPDKGFMPSALQNSSTLAYRCFSPRRRRPAACRQWYAVVLAAAFTGLTCAKTGAPPGGPVDDIPPKILATSPARDATGVARDTRLSFTFSEKINRKSFEESIFITPSPGGEQEEALQFDWQGRTVHIRFPDSLRARRTYVVNLGTGVRDRHGVRLQEAFALAFTTGDTLDRGEIRGRIRDGQAAGVLIMAYILENGRQPDPARQRADYYTQVGENNTFTLSHLAPGRYRVFAVADRNADRLYTRGEESIGVPAQDVVITRAAHSAPPLSFQLAVEDTLAPGLAAVTALSANQLEWRFDEAVTPARGNWPARLRVMTKETRTPLALLAALPHPLNRNQVLAVCTPQQAVTYLAAADSLRDEAGNLIEAARSQVEFDGLSQLDTLRPRLVKISIADSSRDLALDVPIELIFSEIMRADSAVRPLRVRDAGGAAVSGRAGWVTPLQYRFAPLPAWQSHTRYEFEIIADSLFDWNGNALFDTTGRVTFWTLNADTLASISGALRDARDSTAGDIHLTAKQIGGRIEYHTIVPAPGRYSFPAVLPGLYQLSGFRDDNRNGRYDAGTAFPFVPAERAHLWPDTIKVRARWPNEGNDLVLP from the coding sequence GTGCCTGACAAAGGGTTCATGCCTTCCGCCTTGCAAAACAGTTCAACCCTCGCATACCGCTGCTTTTCTCCCCGGCGGCGACGCCCCGCCGCGTGCCGGCAATGGTATGCTGTCGTGCTCGCCGCCGCCTTCACCGGCCTGACCTGCGCCAAAACCGGCGCGCCGCCGGGCGGTCCGGTCGATGACATTCCTCCAAAAATCCTTGCCACCTCGCCGGCGCGTGATGCCACCGGGGTGGCGCGCGACACCCGGCTGTCCTTCACCTTCAGCGAGAAGATCAATCGCAAAAGCTTCGAAGAATCGATTTTCATCACCCCCAGCCCGGGCGGGGAGCAGGAGGAGGCATTGCAGTTTGACTGGCAGGGCCGCACGGTTCACATCCGCTTTCCCGATTCACTGCGCGCGCGCCGCACTTACGTCGTCAACCTCGGCACCGGCGTGCGTGACCGGCACGGCGTGCGGTTGCAGGAAGCTTTCGCCCTGGCTTTCACCACCGGCGACACGCTCGATCGCGGTGAAATCCGCGGCCGCATCCGGGACGGGCAGGCCGCGGGCGTGCTGATCATGGCCTACATCCTCGAAAACGGCCGCCAGCCCGATCCCGCCAGACAGCGGGCAGACTACTACACCCAGGTGGGCGAGAACAACACGTTCACGCTGTCCCATCTCGCCCCCGGGCGCTATCGGGTCTTTGCCGTGGCTGATCGCAACGCCGATCGTCTCTACACGCGCGGGGAGGAGAGCATCGGCGTGCCGGCGCAGGATGTGGTGATCACGCGCGCCGCGCACAGTGCGCCGCCGCTGAGTTTTCAGCTTGCCGTCGAAGATACCCTCGCGCCCGGCCTCGCCGCAGTGACCGCGCTTTCTGCCAATCAACTGGAGTGGCGTTTCGACGAGGCGGTGACGCCGGCGCGCGGCAACTGGCCGGCCCGGCTGCGGGTGATGACCAAAGAGACACGCACCCCGCTGGCGCTGCTCGCCGCCCTGCCGCATCCCCTCAATCGCAATCAGGTGCTGGCGGTCTGCACGCCACAGCAAGCCGTGACCTATCTTGCCGCCGCGGATTCGCTCCGGGATGAAGCCGGCAATCTCATCGAGGCTGCCCGCAGCCAGGTGGAATTCGACGGTCTGAGCCAGCTGGATACGCTGCGGCCGCGCCTGGTCAAAATCTCGATTGCCGACAGCAGCCGGGACCTTGCGCTCGACGTCCCCATTGAGCTGATCTTTTCGGAAATCATGCGCGCGGACAGTGCGGTGCGGCCGCTGCGCGTGCGCGATGCCGGCGGCGCGGCGGTGAGCGGCCGCGCGGGATGGGTCACGCCCCTGCAATACCGTTTTGCGCCGCTGCCGGCCTGGCAAAGCCACACCCGCTATGAATTCGAGATCATCGCCGACTCGCTGTTCGACTGGAATGGCAATGCGCTGTTTGACACCACCGGTCGCGTCACGTTTTGGACGCTCAATGCCGACACCCTGGCCTCCATCAGCGGTGCTCTGCGCGATGCGCGGGACTCCACCGCCGGCGATATTCATCTCACGGCCAAACAGATTGGCGGCAGGATCGAATATCATACCATCGTGCCGGCGCCCGGCCGCTACAGCTTTCCGGCGGTGCTTCCCGGGCTGTATCAACTCAGCGGCTTTCGCGACGACAATCGCAACGGCCGCTACGATGCCGGCACCGCCTTCCCTTTCGTGCCGGCGGAGCGTGCCCACCTCTGGCCCGACACCATCAAGGTGCGCGCGCGCTGGCCCAATGAGGGCAATGATCTGGTTTTGCCCTAG
- a CDS encoding AI-2E family transporter yields the protein MMAKTAGKTPRAARFQPLHAPPSGAPPLLAGLPAADTKIVLVLDRKLLRRAARTMLLLAVLAGLVWLLPRITPVLTMLTTALLLTTALDPLVTFLENRDLPRTTAVVFVLLLALLVGLILIRLLVPVISQEVQSLAAAMDAKAFEQIITRLKGELAGKIPLLRLQAIDEKMTAQLQSLVAGFLQNAFAFMLGLLSAAPNAVLVAFMVFFLLKDGRPLKKALIASVPNRYFEMALLITHKMTEQLSRYLQGQLLVAAAVAGLSVLALYLLQVPYYFFIGVLAGLANVIPYFGPIVGAVPAILMALLHTGSLNLVLAIVIAFATIQLIENIFISPYITARSVELHPLAILVVILIGGSLLGMWGMLLAVPVASLMKVTAELLIWGVRNYRLSD from the coding sequence ATGATGGCGAAGACTGCCGGCAAAACCCCGCGCGCCGCACGCTTTCAGCCGTTGCACGCCCCGCCAAGTGGCGCGCCGCCGCTGCTCGCCGGGCTGCCCGCAGCGGACACCAAAATCGTCCTGGTGCTGGACCGCAAACTGCTGCGCCGAGCCGCGCGCACCATGCTGCTGCTCGCCGTGCTGGCGGGGCTGGTGTGGCTGCTGCCGCGCATCACGCCCGTGCTCACCATGCTGACCACCGCCCTGCTGCTCACCACCGCCCTCGATCCACTCGTCACCTTTCTGGAAAATCGCGACCTGCCGCGCACCACCGCCGTGGTGTTCGTGCTGCTGCTGGCGCTGCTGGTCGGCCTCATTCTCATACGCCTGCTGGTGCCGGTGATCAGCCAGGAAGTGCAGTCGCTGGCCGCCGCCATGGATGCCAAGGCCTTCGAGCAAATCATCACCCGCCTGAAGGGCGAACTCGCGGGAAAAATCCCGCTGCTGCGCCTGCAGGCCATCGATGAGAAAATGACGGCGCAACTGCAAAGCCTGGTTGCCGGCTTCCTGCAAAACGCCTTCGCTTTCATGCTCGGCCTGCTTTCCGCCGCGCCCAATGCCGTGCTGGTCGCCTTCATGGTGTTCTTTCTGCTCAAGGACGGCCGCCCGTTGAAAAAGGCATTGATTGCCAGTGTGCCCAATCGCTATTTCGAAATGGCGCTGCTCATCACCCACAAAATGACGGAGCAGCTCAGCCGCTATCTGCAGGGGCAGTTGCTGGTGGCGGCGGCGGTGGCCGGCCTGTCGGTGCTGGCGCTCTATCTGCTGCAGGTGCCCTACTACTTCTTCATTGGCGTGCTCGCCGGCCTAGCCAACGTCATTCCCTATTTCGGCCCGATCGTCGGCGCCGTGCCCGCCATCCTGATGGCGCTGCTGCACACCGGCTCACTCAATCTGGTGCTGGCCATTGTCATCGCTTTTGCCACGATTCAATTGATCGAAAACATCTTCATTTCACCCTACATCACCGCCCGCAGTGTGGAACTGCATCCGCTCGCGATCCTTGTGGTCATCCTCATCGGCGGCAGTTTGCTGGGCATGTGGGGCATGCTGCTCGCCGTGCCGGTGGCGAGCCTCATGAAAGTCACCGCCGAGCTGCTGATTTGGGGCGTGCGAAACTACCGTTTGAGTGACTGA
- a CDS encoding cyclic nucleotide-binding domain-containing protein, with the protein MNRENGAPRTATKNPLWGNIFRRKSNTAEDVLSTLRQVPLFSNMNDSELREFEKLIHQRHFKAGETIFWEGEPGVGMYIIQHGAVAICKHSRNDVRETLVRLHDGEFFGELALLDESPRSASAIAEENSRIIGLFRPDLFGLLERKPRLGNKFLFQLALIIGERLKQTNTEIQNLRAQLERSEVVL; encoded by the coding sequence ATGAATCGCGAAAATGGCGCTCCCCGCACCGCCACGAAAAATCCATTGTGGGGGAACATTTTCCGGCGCAAAAGCAACACCGCCGAGGATGTTTTGAGCACGCTGCGGCAGGTGCCGCTGTTCAGCAACATGAACGACAGCGAACTGCGCGAATTTGAAAAGCTCATCCACCAGCGGCACTTCAAGGCCGGCGAGACCATTTTTTGGGAGGGCGAACCCGGCGTGGGCATGTACATTATTCAGCACGGCGCGGTGGCCATCTGCAAACACAGCCGCAACGACGTGCGTGAAACCCTGGTGCGGCTGCACGACGGTGAGTTTTTCGGCGAGCTGGCCCTGCTCGATGAAAGCCCGCGCTCGGCCTCCGCAATCGCCGAGGAAAACTCCCGGATCATCGGCCTGTTCCGGCCCGATCTCTTCGGGCTGCTGGAACGCAAGCCGCGTCTGGGCAACAAATTCCTCTTTCAACTGGCGCTCATCATCGGCGAACGCCTGAAGCAAACCAACACCGAGATTCAAAACCTGCGCGCCCAGCTCGAGCGCTCGGAAGTCGTGCTATGA
- a CDS encoding peptidoglycan DD-metalloendopeptidase family protein, translating to MSQALFRRMRARPRQRAGEFPVDFLGGMPYFRAMFCQRKRTAWWLPVALFVFLPPPAFPQESPQQLEELRRNIVQLQQKISSLEKSESSELDRLRALEEQIDLMNRLVGRLRRQEISTRQEAGATLAGLRETEAELQRLQTLGARRAVFFYKYGRLKDLEMLLSSRSLNQVLLWAEYQRRLFANDRRLLAGMRSKQARIQAQNEKLAGELAAYEKMLAEKLQEEQALRQRKQEREALLNKLRQDKSFHQMQLTEQQQAAARIARLIAAAEAALQQQQEQTAPPAPASGEGRLTTMPLPTHLPAEPFAGRRGRLPWPVDGQIVGHYGSYRHPVLKTITTNLGIDIAAASGTSVRSVAAGKVTTITWQRGYGNLLIINHADGYYTVYTRLAEIFVNLNETVAAGQLIGTVAEAPPGQQATLHFQIWQRTKEARSQDLNPEEWLQ from the coding sequence GTGAGTCAAGCTCTTTTCCGCCGCATGCGCGCGCGGCCGCGCCAGCGTGCGGGGGAATTTCCAGTTGATTTTCTTGGGGGAATGCCTTACTTTCGCGCCATGTTTTGCCAGCGCAAGCGGACGGCGTGGTGGCTTCCCGTCGCGTTGTTCGTATTCCTCCCACCGCCCGCCTTTCCCCAGGAGAGCCCGCAACAGCTCGAGGAGTTGCGGCGCAACATCGTACAACTGCAGCAGAAGATCAGCAGCCTCGAAAAGAGCGAGTCCTCCGAGCTTGACCGGCTGCGCGCCCTGGAGGAACAGATCGATCTCATGAACCGCCTGGTCGGGCGCCTGCGCCGGCAGGAAATCAGCACGCGCCAGGAGGCCGGCGCCACCCTGGCCGGCCTGCGCGAAACCGAAGCCGAACTGCAGCGCCTGCAAACTCTGGGCGCACGGCGCGCGGTGTTCTTTTACAAATACGGCCGGTTGAAAGATCTCGAAATGCTGCTCTCCTCCCGCTCGCTCAACCAGGTTCTGCTGTGGGCGGAATACCAGCGCCGGCTGTTTGCCAACGACCGCCGGCTGCTGGCGGGAATGAGAAGCAAACAGGCGCGCATTCAGGCGCAAAATGAAAAGCTGGCCGGCGAGCTGGCGGCGTATGAGAAAATGCTGGCGGAAAAACTGCAGGAGGAACAGGCGCTGCGCCAGCGCAAGCAGGAGCGCGAAGCGCTGCTGAACAAGCTGCGCCAGGACAAGTCGTTTCACCAGATGCAGCTCACCGAGCAGCAGCAGGCTGCCGCACGCATCGCCCGGCTGATTGCCGCCGCGGAGGCGGCGTTGCAGCAACAGCAGGAACAGACTGCCCCGCCCGCGCCCGCCTCTGGCGAAGGCCGGCTCACAACGATGCCGCTGCCCACGCACCTGCCGGCCGAACCCTTCGCCGGACGCCGCGGCCGCCTGCCCTGGCCGGTGGATGGACAAATCGTCGGTCACTACGGCAGCTATCGCCATCCTGTTTTAAAAACGATCACCACCAATCTGGGCATCGACATCGCGGCCGCGTCCGGCACCAGCGTGCGCTCGGTGGCGGCGGGCAAAGTCACCACCATCACCTGGCAGCGCGGCTACGGCAATCTGCTCATCATCAATCACGCCGACGGTTACTACACGGTCTACACGCGCCTGGCGGAAATTTTCGTGAATCTCAACGAAACGGTGGCCGCCGGCCAGCTCATTGGCACCGTGGCGGAAGCGCCCCCCGGCCAGCAGGCAACGCTGCATTTTCAGATCTGGCAGCGGACCAAGGAAGCGCGCTCCCAGGATCTGAACCCGGAAGAGTGGCTGCAGTGA
- the holB gene encoding DNA polymerase III subunit delta' — translation MKNEHPWQLADIPFLNASHAVEVLRRARQHQRLAHAYLLHGPEGAGKEALALYLAQGFLCTARSTGATAALFAPAAAGEPLACGQCSACRRIAEMTHPDLHLIFPRAGSATEKEMLEVLQSFAAQPWYRSRPWENSFILIDDIRELKRKLAITSYEGTGAVVLLLEAHRLKAESANALLKILEEPPPNTYFLLTAVSVEGLLPTILSRCQPLAVPPVAQQEMIDFLVRRYGVAAERAALVAAMAGGNLREALALLGDDLESRRRLAVEFMRAAFKFNKPVEQMDFLSQLTNEHDRQELQQLLRFCLVWVRDACVIKACGPGQRLVNADLQEALLALVKNLPHFDFAGVIDELEYALDCLERYVQPWLVLMVLLHRINQLARPGR, via the coding sequence GTGAAAAACGAACATCCCTGGCAACTCGCAGATATTCCCTTTCTCAACGCCTCGCATGCCGTCGAGGTCCTGCGTCGCGCCCGGCAGCATCAGCGCCTTGCCCATGCCTATCTGCTGCACGGTCCGGAAGGCGCGGGCAAGGAGGCCCTGGCGCTCTATCTGGCGCAGGGCTTCCTGTGCACGGCGCGTTCCACCGGCGCCACGGCCGCGTTGTTCGCGCCGGCGGCCGCCGGTGAACCGCTCGCCTGCGGACAATGCTCCGCCTGCCGGCGCATTGCCGAGATGACACATCCCGACCTCCATCTCATTTTTCCCCGCGCCGGCAGCGCCACCGAAAAGGAGATGCTCGAAGTCCTGCAAAGCTTCGCTGCCCAGCCGTGGTATCGCAGCCGGCCCTGGGAAAACTCCTTCATCCTGATCGATGACATTCGCGAGCTCAAGCGCAAGCTTGCCATCACCAGCTATGAAGGCACCGGTGCCGTGGTGTTGCTGCTCGAAGCCCACCGGCTGAAGGCGGAATCGGCGAATGCCCTGCTGAAGATTCTGGAGGAACCGCCGCCCAACACCTATTTTCTGCTGACCGCCGTTTCGGTGGAAGGTCTGCTGCCGACCATCCTCTCGCGCTGCCAGCCGCTTGCCGTGCCGCCGGTGGCGCAGCAGGAAATGATCGATTTTCTGGTGCGCCGGTACGGCGTGGCAGCGGAGCGGGCGGCCCTGGTGGCGGCGATGGCGGGCGGCAATCTGCGCGAAGCGCTGGCCCTGCTGGGCGATGATCTCGAATCCCGGCGGCGGCTTGCCGTCGAGTTCATGCGCGCCGCCTTCAAGTTCAACAAGCCGGTCGAGCAGATGGATTTTCTCAGCCAGCTCACCAACGAGCATGACCGGCAGGAGCTGCAACAGTTGCTGCGTTTCTGCCTGGTGTGGGTGCGCGATGCCTGTGTGATCAAAGCCTGCGGCCCCGGCCAGCGTCTGGTGAATGCCGATCTGCAGGAGGCTTTGCTCGCGCTGGTGAAGAATCTGCCGCATTTCGATTTTGCCGGTGTGATCGACGAACTGGAATATGCCCTGGACTGCCTGGAGCGCTACGTGCAGCCCTGGCTGGTGTTGATGGTGTTGTTGCATCGGATCAATCAACTGGCACGCCCGGGGAGGTAA
- a CDS encoding stage 0 sporulation family protein — MQNIIQVKFKEQRKGYYQNPEQYPIRVNDFVIVEAEKGEDLGVVKFVGLPPNHLLSENEALRRVLRKATDADLVRSRSNRMLEKKAFETCRQKIVTHSLDMKLVGCEYQFDGNKITFYFTAEKRVDFRELVKDLAAEYRTRIELRQIGVRDEAKRLDGYGVCGRRLCCSSWIDQFAPITTQAAKEQNLPLNPNKLAGLCGRLKCCLMYEREFYNQAIGRFPELAKEITTDKGRGTIIKIDIFHDTITVKYPNNECEVLPLAEAQDKVYKCQNDCGHAHGNREDLTAALGEA, encoded by the coding sequence GTGCAGAACATCATACAGGTGAAATTCAAAGAGCAGCGCAAGGGCTATTATCAGAACCCCGAGCAGTACCCCATTCGGGTGAATGACTTCGTGATCGTCGAGGCCGAGAAGGGGGAGGATCTCGGCGTGGTCAAGTTCGTCGGTCTGCCGCCCAACCACCTGCTCTCCGAAAACGAAGCGCTGCGCCGCGTGCTGCGCAAGGCGACCGATGCCGATCTCGTGCGCAGCCGCAGCAATCGCATGCTGGAGAAGAAGGCCTTCGAAACCTGCCGGCAAAAGATCGTGACCCACTCGCTCGACATGAAGCTGGTGGGCTGTGAATACCAGTTCGACGGCAACAAAATCACCTTCTACTTCACCGCCGAAAAGCGCGTCGATTTCCGCGAGCTGGTGAAAGACCTGGCCGCGGAATACCGCACCCGCATCGAGCTGCGCCAGATCGGGGTGCGGGATGAAGCCAAGCGCCTGGACGGCTACGGGGTGTGCGGCCGCCGGCTGTGCTGCTCCTCCTGGATCGACCAGTTTGCGCCCATCACCACCCAGGCCGCCAAAGAGCAAAACCTGCCGCTCAACCCCAACAAACTCGCCGGCCTGTGCGGCCGGCTGAAATGCTGCCTGATGTACGAACGCGAATTCTACAACCAGGCGATTGGCCGCTTCCCCGAGCTGGCCAAGGAGATCACCACTGACAAGGGCAGGGGCACGATCATCAAGATCGACATCTTTCACGACACCATCACCGTGAAGTATCCCAACAACGAATGCGAAGTGCTGCCGCTCGCCGAAGCGCAGGACAAGGTTTACAAATGCCAAAACGACTGCGGCCATGCCCACGGCAATCGCGAAGATTTGACGGCTGCCCTGGGCGAGGCGTGA
- the metG gene encoding methionine--tRNA ligase, producing the protein MSDNQPILVTSALPYANGPLHLGHLAGAYLPADIYVRYQRLQQRNVLYVCGTDEHGVAITIAAEKQNKTPQEIADYYHVLIRDALAGMGMSFDIFSRTTEPVHIEQTQEFFLRLLHQGLVVEKSERQFYCVTCRRFLPDRYVEGTCPHCGRPGARGDQCENCGKWIEQLQLREPRCVVCGSAPEIRDTRHFYIPLGRFQDRLRAWLDTKTHWRENVRNFCYGWLREGLEDRAITRDLTWGVPVPHPGYEGKVLYVWFDAPIGYISATRVWARKTGRPDAWKDYWLNPNTKLVHFIGKDNIVFHAIVWPAMLMGQEGYVLPADIPANEFLNFAGYKFSKSRGIGVLLHEYLEKFPPDPLRYTLAVNLPETRDTDFFWNDLQTRNNSELADILGNFINRTLTFAQRHFDNHVPPAQELTENDRRMLALLQAWPEKLAAAYENYEIRRATREFMDLAREANKYFNDEEPWRTLKQDRRRCATTIHVSLQVCKALAVLMCPTLPFSAARVWRMLGLPGEVTKQVWLKTPSEPFPASHRLGTPEILFTKIEDKDIAPEQEKLERAIRMIPPAETAATTTTAPQADKPTAPALISLETFRQIDLRVAEVLAAERVPKADKLLKLKVRLGAEERQLVAGIAQHYAPESLPGRKVVIVANLEPAQIRGLESQGMILAASTEDGALSIISPEREIASGAKVK; encoded by the coding sequence GTGTCCGACAACCAACCCATTCTGGTCACCAGCGCGCTGCCCTATGCCAACGGCCCGTTGCACCTCGGCCACCTGGCGGGCGCCTACCTGCCCGCCGACATCTACGTCCGCTATCAGCGCCTGCAACAGCGCAATGTGCTCTATGTCTGCGGCACCGATGAACACGGCGTCGCCATCACCATCGCCGCGGAGAAACAAAACAAGACACCGCAGGAAATCGCCGACTACTACCATGTCCTGATTCGCGACGCGCTGGCGGGCATGGGCATGAGCTTCGACATCTTCTCGCGCACCACCGAGCCGGTGCACATCGAGCAAACCCAGGAGTTTTTCCTGCGGCTGCTGCACCAGGGGCTGGTGGTCGAGAAATCCGAACGCCAGTTTTATTGTGTCACCTGCAGACGCTTCCTGCCCGACCGCTACGTCGAGGGCACCTGCCCGCATTGCGGCAGGCCCGGCGCGCGCGGCGATCAATGCGAGAATTGCGGCAAGTGGATCGAACAATTGCAACTGCGCGAGCCGCGCTGCGTGGTGTGCGGCTCGGCACCGGAAATCCGCGACACCCGCCACTTTTACATTCCGCTCGGCAGGTTCCAGGACCGCCTGCGCGCCTGGCTTGACACCAAAACCCACTGGCGCGAAAACGTCCGCAACTTCTGTTACGGCTGGCTCCGGGAAGGCCTGGAGGATCGCGCCATCACCCGCGATCTCACCTGGGGGGTGCCGGTGCCGCATCCCGGCTATGAAGGCAAGGTGCTCTACGTCTGGTTCGACGCTCCCATCGGCTACATCTCCGCCACCCGCGTATGGGCCCGCAAAACCGGCCGGCCGGACGCCTGGAAGGACTACTGGCTCAATCCCAACACCAAACTCGTCCACTTCATCGGCAAGGACAACATCGTGTTTCACGCCATTGTCTGGCCGGCCATGCTGATGGGCCAGGAGGGCTACGTGCTGCCGGCGGACATTCCCGCCAATGAGTTTCTCAATTTCGCAGGCTACAAATTTTCCAAGAGCCGCGGCATCGGCGTGCTGCTGCACGAGTATCTCGAAAAATTTCCACCCGACCCGTTGCGCTACACCCTCGCCGTCAACCTGCCGGAGACCAGGGACACCGATTTCTTCTGGAACGATCTGCAAACCCGCAACAACAGCGAGCTCGCCGACATCCTCGGCAACTTCATCAACCGCACGCTCACTTTTGCGCAGCGCCATTTCGACAATCACGTGCCGCCGGCGCAGGAACTGACAGAGAACGACCGCCGCATGCTCGCCCTGCTGCAAGCCTGGCCGGAGAAACTGGCGGCGGCGTATGAAAACTACGAAATCCGCCGCGCCACCAGGGAATTCATGGATCTTGCCCGCGAGGCCAACAAATACTTCAACGATGAAGAACCCTGGCGCACACTCAAGCAGGACCGCCGCCGCTGTGCCACCACCATTCACGTCAGCCTGCAGGTGTGCAAGGCTCTGGCGGTGCTGATGTGCCCGACCCTGCCGTTTTCCGCGGCACGCGTGTGGCGCATGCTCGGTTTGCCCGGTGAGGTGACCAAACAAGTGTGGCTGAAAACGCCGTCCGAGCCGTTTCCCGCCAGCCATCGCCTGGGCACGCCCGAGATTCTTTTCACCAAAATCGAAGACAAGGACATTGCGCCGGAACAGGAAAAACTGGAAAGGGCCATTCGCATGATCCCACCTGCCGAAACCGCCGCCACCACGACCACGGCCCCGCAGGCCGACAAACCCACGGCACCGGCGCTCATCTCCCTGGAGACTTTCCGGCAAATCGATTTGCGCGTGGCCGAAGTCCTGGCTGCGGAGCGCGTGCCCAAAGCCGACAAGCTGCTCAAGCTCAAGGTGCGCCTCGGCGCGGAAGAGCGCCAGCTCGTGGCCGGCATTGCGCAGCATTATGCCCCCGAATCCCTCCCCGGGAGAAAAGTCGTGATCGTGGCCAACCTCGAGCCAGCCCAAATTCGCGGCCTGGAATCGCAGGGCATGATTCTCGCGGCCTCGACGGAGGACGGCGCACTGAGCATCATCTCTCCCGAACGCGAGATCGCCAGCGGTGCGAAGGTGAAGTGA